CTTTATATTATAAGACTTAactccattttcctcccaaatagttttgggaaaaagtgcgtcttataatccataaaGTACATTATGTATTTAATTACACTTTgactccctttatgagattatgctGACTATTACCTATGTCCTATATAGGATTACACCCACTTGATCCCTGTGATCTACATGTGACTTCACTtacctagtgttagggctagcggaacgcaccgagtataggtaggaagcaacaaggtgcgtttccagcccggggtccaccgtgcagagatatctgctgcaaagtaatgacggataaactctgagctcacacgtgggttaagcttcaccccgtgtgaactgaaagcgatcgctgttgccgcacagagtcgcgctgtacacaaaaactatagccctaactagagttgtgcttgcaagcaagccaacggctaattgcccccactgacgctaactgtctgcctgagtgtacagtcccagcgctacagtcccacaccacatgtataaagagtggtatagtatccactggcctaagccatacacatttgaaacgttttatagttgcagctcttcaggaccttcctggagaaccaataggagctgctacagggcctgcgcatgtgacccccgacctccaatgagaggtcctcccgtggccatgctcagtgtgtgcaaagcaggacttagtcccagaaaagcctgctcgccgctgaccagtgctggctacaagggcagagcctggaaaggcagcagtaaccctttgtacagtatcaggctgagcgagacgctgggaccaacgtctccgctgagcaggctccactgcggctcatgtagaatgggagactgcagtagacatggttcgagattccccctgtgcagcggcgggaactcgacacctaacattaccccccctcctccttgggcctctctatgctcaaaggctgcaaagagcagcggagcccgaatgtgctccacaggttcccaggttttgtcctctgggccgtgacccttccagtccaccagatagtattttttgccacgtaccaccttgcaccccaagatcgagttcacctcgtactcatccgtggacgaacccaatgtcccggcagattacTCGGAAAACCagaacatatagacgggctttaagagcaaTACATGGAAAGTGTAGGTGATACATAGGCgcagaggaatagccaaatggtagactacagggttaacctgttccagaaccttgaaagggcctatgtatggaggcgcaaacttagtggactcaactcggagcctgatgttacgggcggagagccacactaagtcgccaggagcaaaggtcagagcggggcgccggtgtgcatcggcagaaacctcattctctccttggaggcccagatggcatcctgtgtgtggtcccaaatgtcacgtgccttcaCCACCCAGTCTGCCTccctagaatcagtggatgacacgggcatgggcacagggacacgcggatgctggctataattaaggagaaatggagtctgtccggtggagtcagctacggagttgttcaaagcaaattccgcccaaggtagcagagatgcccagtcatcctgcctagcagagacaaaatgtcgcaaatatgtcaccagagtctggttggccctctctaccaacccattcatctcgggatgatatgcagaagagagattcagttctatgctgagtaaactacagagctctctccaaaactgagacgcaagtgcagcgccccagagtcctggtcgttgcagtactgtggctccgcccttatggggagctatggtgcgtctgatggcactgaaggagttcatctgatcaggtatcacagacaccaaaacatttcacagccgggcctccggggggagctaagggtgctattcattaggccactccccaccatagtgggtaaactgggggtcaggcaggaagttagatcagaagctgactgggttggaaccaggcaacaccttgtggcagagggtgttgcggggggaagatacagtagggtctctgtcaggggtgggatcctgacagaggcttggcaacttgaacgaatgtaacgggaccgtgcctgctcaggatagcggcggtgcccaagaaaggatcagaagcgagatagattgtgctgagtgagaaacgagatcatagcaataggagaataccagtaggagtcgtgctgtaagaccaaagcaacatcctactgaggcgcataaccggtggccggaacgccgagggagtattataatatccagcttcaagcaatactctaaacagcggcaggacagtcagtctaaggcgggctgtctaacttaaatcacctatgcagtcttggggggcaacttgtggagaggggcgactctagggtcccggaagagctccgagcctacccgtcaaacgggtgccgtcccaaccagaacatcagggagggacggaggattagcagaacatcatctaatcgagttgtgagggaacttaagaaacagacacaacagttgtggggtactttccgtaagcacagcagggaaggaccacaacacctagcgctagggggaaggcgcagatttccacctgtgaagagaactctggaggtgccattggaccggccggacttgcgcagcctggtgaaccgtattccggactgaggacccagagatctccagtaaagagactgcaacctggtgtcctcgttatttaccgcgacctgcaccccacaactgcaccgctacagtcactaccatcatccatcatatctaccactgactgtgcgcccctcggcagggtcacggatcgggcctagccaccgtgacaaccctagagcagagactcagaggcccggtaccgggtacccctcggccctgcggcggtgggggcgctacaaacttggcgtcacgaacaggatctacttaagcctgaagaatcaggtcatgtgtgccttggaactgtgatttatcgtgcttggactgtactttattgcaaagactgtggattgtcacttgccgccaaaagtttgcgccaaaaccgccgccattacagcgctaaggagagcgcaggagaagaagaagggcatggaagtgggcgtgaacaagctgaagagcgcgaaagacaatggccgcccagtctaaatatttcggccccttgaggacgtgtccgtcagcagccgagatccgcctcctgattctcaatggtgggcggagacagagaaaacgaaaccgcccacggaggagagagcgggaaaaggaccaggaagaagaattcagcgacatagaggacgccatggccagccgcccggagccggagcgtggggtcggagccgaggactcccccagctacccggagaggcatcgcagccagacctccatagttgacgctgacctcctgcagaccggagcggacgagctgatccaccaactctcgcagacgcagctgagcactgaggccgggtggaagaagaccatcatcgggagcctcaccagacatcagtcggcagcctcgtctggtccggagcaagaaagaagttccagcgctccgaagccagaaagcaaggccctgccggaaagcgagatgctgcgagcagagatgaccacgtcgcagcacgaggccctgcagccagcattccagaccccagcggaggcagagccgaccggcaccggagggaccgcatctgaagcaggtatgaaggacgaccctgccctgatgactgacatcactcccgcgactgctagtgccacagccgctgactccgttccagtgactgatcttgcagcagccgctacctctgctgcagcaaatgcccatactcaagctgcgcagacctccatagctgcgcatgatttaaccatacatgaaagacggattaacggcgtgtgtccagcactgggtgtagccctggacctcacttttcccaggccaggaagggttaagtgccaggttcagccctggaagccgtccaactaaacctcggaaacctgaacatgtaaatagttaactgtttgtttccctgcttttgctgctttaaacccgactagggttattcttaaagggatccctttgtttacccgggatccctattgccttttatttttgcttttgttttcctttttgctttttgttcacccatgttgaaaagaactgctgaatcatgaacagtgcatgatacaaactgcttgtaaatagtttgcaccttattaaaggcgttccctactggttttacttcaaaaaggactctttgtgaagataccacactggaacctttgctgagtacggactggtagcttgagaagatatgctacctcatagagacttggtcccctcttaaaggggatgttcatgtgttgcacttaagagagtaatattgctttaagattgagagatagcaataatgttttgataaagagaaagcaatgataatgtttgcgagaaaaagttatatgtatccaactagttaattgtaaagaaatgctgatgatgttcccggaaagaaagagaaagctagaagaaggatgcggtgggcccgtaggggtagacgaagtgtccagcgtgcatgttattgagaaagataatgagaaggcttaatgttcaatagaaaatgttttgataatgttgatagatagttaggatagaaggtaaaccctgagtcctcataggagtcatgtagagatggctcagtgctcttaaactgaaagtaatgttatgatctatactgtgtatagtagtagaaaaggcagtaggcccgggctgaacggggcggtcctgtaacagaaaggagaggcagtaggtctggtgccgttgggacaggcggtcctgtagatttaaagaaggagaatgaaaaagttaaattaccttataatgtgattataggaaggtctttagtggatttagagtgtatgtccttaaaggcaatgttaaattattgttcaacaattttgcactaagtagattacccagttgggtaagaagagttatttatagcatgttgctatgatatttaaccatgtttgtaacgttcaagtgtccttacctcccataaagggaagcctgttcaagtatacttattgttattgcactcaacaaaactgtatgtctttttgctaacttgtattgttgttttcttcccagtcccggagtactgtgtttaaccaggggggagtgcagcgccccagagtcctggtcgttgcagtactgtggctccgcccttatggggagctatggtgcgtctgatggcactgaaggagttcatctgatcaggtatcacagacaccaatacatttcacagccgggcctccggggggagctaagggtgctattcattaggccactccccaccatagtgggtaaactgggggtcaggcaggaagttagatcagaagctgactgggttggaaccaggcaacaccttgtggcagagggtgttgcggggggaagatacagtagggtctctgtcaggggtgggatcctgacagaggcttggcaacttgaacgaacgtaacgggaccgtgcctgctcaggatagcggcggtgcccaagaaaggatcagaagcgagatagattgtgctgagtgagaaacgagatcatagcaataggagaataccagtaggagtcgtgctgtaagaccaaagcaacatcctactgaggcgcataaccggtggccggaacgccgagggagtattataatatccagcttcaagcaatactctaaacagcggcaggacagtcagtctaaggcgggctgtctaacttaaatcacctatgcagtcttggggggcaacttgtggagaggggcgactctagggtcccggaagagctccgagcctacccgtcaaacgggtgccgtcccaaccagaacatcagggagggacggaggattagcagaacatcatctaatcgagttgtgagggaacttaagaaacagacacaacagttgtggggtactttccgtaagcacagcagggaaggaccacaacacctagcgctagggggaaggcgcagatttccacctgtgaagagaactctggaggtgccattggaccggccggacttgcgcagcctggtgaaccgtattcaggactgaggacccagagatctccagtaaagaggtaaagagactgcaacctggtgtcctcgttatttaccgcgacctgcaccccacaactgcaccgctacagtcactaccatcatccatcatatctaccactgactgtgcgcccctcggcagggtcacggatcgggcctagccaccgtgacaaccctagagcagagactcagaggcccggtactgggtacccctcagccctgcggcggtgggggcgctacacaaactggggaccccggtcactgacaattttgtcaggcatgccatgtagacggaaaatatgttttatgaacaaggcccgtgcagaaggtaaccgtggaagcggcaccaagtgcaccattttaaagAAATGATCGGTCACTACCAAGATAACGGTGCAGCtgcaagacttgggtaagcccaccacaaagtccatcccgaccatctcccaaggcctgtctgccaccggcagggggtaaagtagcccagcaggccgttgccgaggagacagattcttggcgcaggagtcacacgcccgaatatagttccTGATGTCACGGCCATATACGGCCACCAGTACgttaaaagctcagatgtcctcttggtcccaaaatgtccacccaccctggatgagtgagcccaagagagaacctctggtctcaaattagatggaacgaaagtcttgcctgggggcacagactctatcgaaaccagagccacagttctcaggctcttcgaagagacaataagccgaggctcttcctcctcctcctcctcctcagatgacactacggagcaggacagggtgtcggcacgaatgttcttctccctggagagaaaatggagggtgaaatggaaccggtagaacagggaccatctggcctggcgagaatttagctgctgggctgtctgtaagtagaccaaatttttgtggtcagtaaaaacttggaagggaaaacgagctccctccaggaggtgtctccactctgagaaagccaacttcatagctagcaactccctgtccccgatggaatgatTCCTCTCCgcaggtgaaaaggtcttggaaaagaagaagtaaggatgcttccgaccttgagcatccttttggaagaggactgctccagcaccaagggatgaggcatccacctccattttaaacagcttatctacatcggggtgatgtagaatgggagtgctggcgaagtgtgacttaatacagagaaaggccttggatacctcctccgaccacaatttgggatttgctcctttcttggtgagggcaacaaagggagctaccaaagttgagaagtggggaatgaactggcgatagtaattaatgaaccccataaagcgctgcaccgctttaagagaatggggttcctgccagtccatcacagcctgtagcttggcaggatccatagccaatccctgggcagagatgacatagccaaggaaaggcaaggactcctgctcaaacacacacttctccaacttggcgtagagggagtttgcccgtaagaggtcgaagactttgcaaacatctctccagtgggagtcaatatctggagagtagatgagaatatcatccagatagactacgaccgaggtggtgagcatatcccggaagaggtcgttcacaaagtcttggaaaacggctggggcattacagagcccgaagggaatCACCAGATCTTCATAGTGCCCATTCCTggagttaaatgccatcttccatttgtcccccgcacggatgcgaatcaggttgtaagcaccccgcagatctaatttagtaaatactcttGCTCCCAGTAGCCTATcagagagctcagatatcaggggtagtgggtacttattcttaacggtgatggcgttaagatccctgtagtctatgcatggacgtagttccccactcttcttctgcacgaagaagaacccagcccctgcaggtgacactgacttcctaattaatcctcttgccagattctctcagatgtactgggacattgcctccgtctccggaagagataacgcatagactcgaccccggggaggctcagtaccaggcaagaggtcaataggacagtcataggggcagtgaggtggaagggtctccgcagcccttttggagaacacgtccacatagggccaatagtgcttggggagagaggagagatctgtgggtacctcagttgtagcaacctgaacgcactccctctgacatctaccctcacaggatttactccatcccagaattctcccagaggaccactctatatgaggagagtggtagcatagccatggtatccccaacaggacctcatcaattccctcgggaatgactaatagggaaataatctcctgatgagatgtaaACATGGAAAGGGTAAATGGAATGGTTTGGTGAGTAATCTGTGAGGgttgtgtcgacccatttaccactcgagcggtcactggtttggcgagcatcaccaggggtattgcgtgtcgttgggcgaaagcagatgacataaaattgccctccgccccggagtccacgcaaagctctaccataagagtggatgggcctatggtaattgtccccttgaaggacaatttggaggaaaacgtcgccactagacgctgacgttttccagACCACTGAGAACACCcggaggcaaggtgtcctgactgccggcaaacctgacagaccttaagtgcacgagcggtccgggacttagaccccgctcgtgacacctccatggcctcatgtgactcggacgcctggaccggagattcctgaggtttggcgaaggtgggagccagccaaaacctctgcctacactgggctcgctcccacCTTCGcttgttaaaacgaaggtcgatgtgagttgatacagctatgagctcctccagtgtggtaggAATCTTCTTAGTGGCCAAAGCGTCGTTCACATGgttagccagccccctccaaaatactgggatgagggctttatctggccactccagctcagatgccaaagtccggaagtggacggcaaaatggctgaccatggacgtagcctgagtcaatgccagcagttggagcgctgtttcatgggtgacttgaggtcctaaaaagacctttttcagagtgctcaaaaaccgaggagcactctgcaccacatgatcgtcgcgctcccacagcggcgtagcccactccaacaccctgtccgacagaagagaaataatgaatcccacctttgcccgctctgtgggaaaacgtgcagccaggagctcgaggtgaataccgcactggctcaagaaacccctacaggacttactgtcaccagagtatttctctggcagcgggaggtgggataaggtcagaacaggggtggcagtggttaaagttgctgcagccacgctagcagcctgaacagctgttgtggtaacatccaccgctgaggttgcacgctcgagagccgccaacctgccctccagcagctggatgtacccctgcaatcgctgttcgtccgccattacttagccagaccctggcgctagtacactgttagggctagcggaacgcaccgagtataggtaggaagcaacaaggtgcgttcgcagcccggggtccaccgtgcagagatatctgctgcaaagtaatgacggataaactctgagcttacccgtgggttaagcttcaccccgtgtgaactgaaagCGATCTCTGTCGCTGCACAgattcgcgctgtacacaaaaagtatagccctaactagggttgtgcttgcaagcaagccaacggctaactgcctgcctgagtgtacagtcccagcgctacagtctcacaccacatttataaagagtggtatagtatccactggactaagccatacacatttgatactagcgcatggccgtgcggccatgcaaatgttttatagttgcagctcttcaggaccttcctggagaaccaataggaactgctacagggcctgagcgtgtgacccccgacctccaatgagatgtcgtcccatgggcatgctcagtgtgtgcaaagcaggacttagtcccagaaaagcccgctcgccgctgaccagtgctggctacaaaagcagagcctggaaaggcaacagtaaccctttgcacagtatcaggctgagcgagatgctgggaccgatatctccgctgagcaggctccactgcggctgatgtagaatgggagaccgcagcagatatggttcgagattccccctgtgcagcggcgggaacacgACACCTAACACCTAGGTTTATATTTCCTGTTACCTGGATCATTTATATGGGATGTCACGCACCTGGTTTTACACCCACTTGTTAAGCCCATCATTGACATGTGAATACACTTATCTGAGTGCTCAATCCCCCATTTCACATTGTAGTCAGTCATCTTCTTTGTTGCAATTTGTGTCCATATACATCTACTATATACCATGTTAGTTATAGCATAAAGAAGAATATAGATCTACCGCCGACACAATTCTCAGAACTAATCCTTCAGAACTAATGAAGGGAGTCGTCCACTCTGGACATAGGACATACAAGGGAACAATATATTTCTACATTTATGTCTGAGATGTTCTGTTATGTCTTTCATAGTGATGAAAAAGAAGTGGAAGAGATTAGAGTGGAGGAAGGAGGAGAAGTAaaggaagaacagaaggaggaggagaaagcaGAGGAGACCACTGTGGTGATGTAAGTAGAGGTAGAAGGAGCTGATTACAGACATAACATCAGACACGTCTGCTCTCTACAGGTCGAGGGACAGGACGTCTTTCTCCACATCTCACCAGCTGTAGAGAGACACCCACACTGGGGGGCTTCATGTGTTCAGCAGATAATACTGTACATGGACACTGAGAATGGTTGTGGACATGAATTAGGAGCCCCCATTATCTGACATGGTCACGGGGTGCAGGAAGAGACTCCAGCGATCTAATGTGACAGCAGCAGAGACTCCATATTCCAGATATGAGGAGACAGAGATCGCGTCTCCTCATCTTCCTCTGAGGATCCTTTAGGGATGTCGACAGATACAGTAGgaagaggattattattattagggaCAGACAGTGATTTTTTTGGGTGATAACACTGACGTTATATGGGGTCCCTACAGGATGATCCTCCACTTATAATGGATAAAACTGGAGACCACTATGTGGCGGATTATTATGGAGGTCATGGGGCTATAAATCTTTGCTCCCACCATTCTAATCTAATGGGATGTTTTCTATTCTGTGTTTCAGTGAGGACGCGGAGAAAGTAAAGAAAGCAAAAGAAGCCGCCAAGTATGAGTAAGTGTCCGCAGAGAATGGCTGCCAGTCATAATTGGGGACATCACATCTCattgtctttgtttttctctctCTGGATTTTTTAGAGCTGATAAAGCCTGGTACATCTGGCTGGCGAACAACATGTGAGTGATAGAAGATCTTATTACTACAGATATGTCTTTCTATGGGGTCTGCTCATCTCCAGGAGTCTTTATCACCTCTTGTAAATCACAGGGAGTAGGCAGAGTTGTCACAGTGTTAGAGCTTGGGGGGGACACAGGACGGTAACCAGCTGTATGGGGGGCGGTGGGGTCTATACATATCGTGCTGCAGAGATTGGAGCTGCTTCTCCTTCCCATCCTTCATACCCTGATCCTAGTGATCAGCTGAGGAAGGAAAGAAACCGAACAGCTGTAAGTACATAGTCACATGATAGCTCCGAGTAAAGGCCCCGCACACATTAAGCCCCCAAACCATTATTAGGCTGACAgcgatctctcccgactcccccatacacaggacgCTCAGATCGGCCCAGCAcccctgtgttctctatgacagaGCCTCTGCCAGACTCCTCTGGGAATCCAACAGGCCGGATCCTTCTCTCCCGACTTCACACATAACTATAGGGCCCTGGGATGGAGTTTACATGGGGACACAGGAGCTTTACGCTCGGACTTTAGTGATAATAATCTGGATATTCCCaacattgttttgtatttcttcagTAAATAGAGAATTTCTTTGTAGCTAATGGCTTCTATTTCCCTCCAGCTCCAGAGAAGAAACACCACCGCCACCATCAAGGTAAATACACGGCCGACCCTGACGAGTGAGG
This is a stretch of genomic DNA from Ranitomeya variabilis isolate aRanVar5 chromosome 6, aRanVar5.hap1, whole genome shotgun sequence. It encodes these proteins:
- the LOC143781581 gene encoding uncharacterized protein LOC143781581 isoform X2; translated protein: MAKFCRSFRDILFLNCMRRSSDEKEVEEIRVEEGGEVKEEQKEEEKAEETTVVIEDAEKVKKAKEAAKYEADKAWYIWLANNISREETPPPPSSFLSTFCCCCRPTRK